One part of the Neisseria zalophi genome encodes these proteins:
- a CDS encoding F0F1 ATP synthase subunit epsilon, with protein MNIMQVEVVSNEQNIYSGEASFVVVPTLNGELGIYPRHEPIMSLVRPGVLRLTVPGESEEILVAISGGVLEVQPDKLMVLADVAVRSDEMDLARAEEAKKAAEAHISQAKDDESLAKAHAALAAAIAQLKTLDYIRAQKNK; from the coding sequence ATGAATATCATGCAAGTTGAAGTGGTAAGTAATGAGCAGAATATCTATTCGGGTGAGGCAAGTTTTGTTGTTGTGCCGACCTTGAATGGCGAGCTTGGTATTTATCCGCGACATGAGCCGATTATGAGTTTGGTGCGTCCCGGTGTATTGCGTTTAACCGTACCGGGAGAGTCTGAGGAAATATTGGTTGCCATTTCAGGCGGGGTATTGGAAGTTCAACCCGATAAACTGATGGTATTGGCCGACGTGGCCGTGCGCAGTGATGAAATGGATCTAGCCAGAGCTGAGGAGGCTAAAAAAGCTGCCGAAGCACATATTTCTCAAGCTAAAGACGATGAATCATTGGCTAAAGCCCATGCGGCATTGGCGGCGGCAATCGCACAGCTGAAAACTTTGGATTATATCCGCGCACAAAAAAATAAATAA